One window of Papaver somniferum cultivar HN1 chromosome 9, ASM357369v1, whole genome shotgun sequence genomic DNA carries:
- the LOC113310492 gene encoding RGS1-HXK1-interacting protein 1-like, with protein MATEEEVSPLPVPAAAVAEETQSYIPPPPSPPPPSSSFPEVESPPVTTEEGERGGQLLPEEEKGVGWKTYYNSAGDLKRTVYESTDSALRSARSLKQNSSTHLRTLQDFLPQLKSQFHSYEDAFFTKFKDELMSAKENPAVASGVAVAAGLLLLRGPRRFLFRNTLGRFRSEEALYVKAEKNVKELNLSVDIMKRESAKLLERSALAEKDMKRGRNELVNAGSDIQRLAKSVYKIESQATDLMDGLRQIPGREALKLRAEVGTMASLIQQQRSALDKKILKISELGVSV; from the exons ATGGCAACGGAGGAAGAAGTATCACCACTACCAGtaccagcagcagcagtagcagaagaaACTCAATCATACattcctcctcctccttctcctcctcctccatcTTCATCTTTCCCGGAAGTCGAATCACCACCTGTAACTACAGAAGAAGGAGAAAGGGGAGGGCAGCTATTGCCGGAAGAAGAAAAAGGGGTAGGATGGAAGACTTATTACAACAGCGCAGGAGATTTGAAGAGAACCGTTTACGAATCTACAGATTCAGCTCTTCGTTCTGCTCGTTCTCTCAAACAAAATTCTTCAACTCATCTCCGCACATTGCAG GATTTCTTACCACAGCTAAAATCTCAATTTCATTCTTATGAAGATGCTTTCTTCACAAAATTCAAAG ATGAGTTGATGAGTGCAAAAGAGAATCCAGCTGTGGCTTCTGGAGTAGCTGTTGCAGCAGGTCTCTTACTTCTGCGAG GCCCAAGGAGGTTTTTGTTTCGAAATACTTTGGGACGCTTTAGGAGTGAGGAG GCGCTATACGTTAAAGCCGAGAAAAATGTAAAGGAACTAAACCTTTCTGTTGATATAATGAAACGAGAGAGTGCGAAACTGCTTGAAAGATCTGCCCTTGCTGAAAAGGATATGAAACGTGGCCGCAATGAGCTCGT GAATGCTGGAAGCGACATTCAAAGGCTTGCTAAGTCGGTTTATAAGATTGAATCTCAAGCTACTG ATTTGATGGATGGGCTGCGACAAATCCCAGGGAGAGAGGCTTTAAAACTCCGAGCAGAA GTTGGCACAATGGCATCCCTTATACAACAGCAGAGGTCTGCTTTGGACAAAAAGATTTTGAAGATTTCCGAATTAGGGGTTTCAGTATGA
- the LOC113310493 gene encoding alpha-ketoglutarate-dependent dioxygenase alkB homolog 6-like: MEEEIENLEKFKVGSLPTLYYIPDFISDSEQTQLLNHIYQSPISKWKSLKNRRLQNWGGIVHEKGLLPQNLPPWLTRVTKRICEEAGLFPSPINHVLINEYLPDQGIMPHQDGPAYFPVVAIISLGSPAVMNFTPHSRLMESSRSGRYAADGDSSSNEVGSENETDICLPNHQQSSILLMPCSLLIFKDEAYSDYLHGIEDRNVHQLDKVVNIVEALKHDRRVPSSPDTEDMVEAESSGQFKIIERTNTRISLTCRLVLKVRRNIFKF; encoded by the exons atggaagaagaaatagagAATTTAGAGAAGTTTAAAGTTGGGTCTTTGCCAACTCTGTATTACATTCCCGACTTCATATCAGATTCTGAACAAACCCAGCTTCTTAATCAT ATTTACCAATCTCCCATATCTAAGTGGAAATCATTGAAGAACAGGAGATTACAAAATTGGG GTGGTATTGTACATGAAAAGGGTCTCTTACCACAGAACT TACCTCCTTGGCTAACAAGGGTAACAAAAAGAATATGCGAAGAAGCTGGACTGTTCCCGTCACCAATCAATCATGTGCTCATCAACGAATACCTCCCTGATCAGGGGATCATG CCGCACCAGGATGGTCCTGCATATTTTCCTGTTGTAGCAATAATCTCTCTTGGATCACCTGCTGTTATGAACTTTACCCCTCATTCTAGGTTGATGGAATCAAGTAGATCTGGTAGATATGCTGCTGATGGTGATTCAAGTTCAAACGAAGTGGGTTCTGAAAACGAGACGGACATATGTTTGCCGAACCACCAGCAATCCTCTATCCTACTGATGCCATGCAGTTTGCTAATATTCAAAGATGAAGCATACTCAG attatttacaTGGTATAGAGGATAGAAATGTGCACCAGTTGGATAAG GTTGTGAACATTGTCGAAGCTCTGAAACATGACAGACGAGTTCCCTCTTCGCCTGATACAGAGGATATGGTTGAGGCTGAGAGCTCTGGACAATTCAAAATCATTGAAAGAACCAACACCAGAATATCACTAACGTGCCGATTGGTGTTAAAGGTCCGCAGGAATATATTCAAGTTTTAG